In Aegilops tauschii subsp. strangulata cultivar AL8/78 chromosome 3, Aet v6.0, whole genome shotgun sequence, one genomic interval encodes:
- the LOC109780320 gene encoding BAG family molecular chaperone regulator 4, which translates to MGGGSRSRAKEADGESEVRPGGMFVQRRDGEEGPTVRLRVSHGPALRDVFVPAQATFGELKRILAQTTGLEPERQRLFFRGKEKRDDEFLHASGAKDGAKLLLLEKHVPANVEQKVEPVMMDESMMRACEAVVRVRSEVDKLSAKVCELEKSVLAGKKVEDKEFVVLTELLMVQLLKLDGIEAEGEARAQRKAEVRRVQNLVETLDKLKARNANPFSDSAKSVSVSTEWETFENGVGSLNAPPARFSSTQNDTDWEQFD; encoded by the exons ATGGGCGGCGGCAGCAGATCGCGCGCGAAGGAGGCCGACGGCGAGTCGGAGGTCCGGCCGGGCGGGATGTTCGTGCAGCGCAGGGACGGCGAGGAGGGCCCCACCGTCAGGCTCAGGGTGTCCCACGGCCCCGCCCTGCGCGACGTCTTCGTGCCGGCGCAGGCCACCTTCG GTGAACTGAAGAGGATCCTCGCCCAGACTACTGGCTTGGAGCCTGAGAGACAGAGGCTCTTTTTCCGTGGTAAGGAGAAGAGGGACGATGAATTCCTGCACGCATCAGGCGCCAAGGATGGAGCAAAATTGCTTCTGCTTGAGAAACATGTCCCTGCCAATGTGGAACAGAAGGTCGAGCCAGTGATGATGGATGAGAGCATGATGAGGGCTTGTGAGGCTGTTGTTCGTGTCAGATCTGAAGTTGACAAGCTCTCTGCTAAG GTGTGTGAGTTGGAGAAGAGTGTCCTTGCAGGGAAGAAGGTCGAGGATAAAGAATTTGTTGTCTTGACGGAGCTGCTTATGGTGCAGCTGCTGAAACTCGATGGCATAGAGGCAGAGGGAGAAGCAAGGGCACAAAGGAAGGCCGAG GTGCGCCGAGTTCAGAATCTTGTTGAGACCTTGGACAAGCTGAAGGCAAGGAATGCCAACCCTTTCAGTGATAGCGCCAAATCTGTTTCGGTGTCGACCGAGTGGGAGACGTTTGAAAACGGCGTGGGCAGCTTGAATGCTCCGCCGGCCCGATTTTCTTCGACGCAAAATGACACTGACTGGGAGCAGTTCGACTAG
- the LOC109780319 gene encoding ammonium transporter 2 member 3 → MAAPPLPGAYMPDLPAVPEWLNKGDNAWQLTAATFVGIQSMPGLVVLYGSIVKKKWAVNSAFMALYAYASTLIVWVLLAFRMAFGDRLLPFWGKAGPALTGDFLVARASFPATAHYGAGGALEVPPTQPYYPEATLVLFQFQLAAITLVLLAGALLGRMNIKAWMAFTPLWLLLSYTVCAFSLWGGGFLYHWGVIDYSGGYVIHVSSGVAGFTAAYWVGPRLKSDRERFAPNNILLMIAGGGLLWLGWAGFNGGAPYAPNIIASIAVLNTNVSAAASLLTWTCLDVVFFGKPSVIGAVQGMMTGLVCITAGAGLVHTWAAVLMGICAGSVPWFTMMVLHKRSSLLQKVDDTLAVFHTHAVAGLLGGVLTGLLATPELTTLHTHVPGTRGAFYGGGIQQVGKQLAAALFVVAWNVVVTTGIILAVGLVIPLRMPDEQLRIGDDAAHGEEAYALWGDGERFDVSRRAAARATEVGDQSVDQRLAAMGARGITVQL, encoded by the exons ATGGCGGCTCCGCCTCTGCCGGGCGCGTACATGCCCGACCTGCCGGCGGTGCCGGAGTGGCTGAACAAGGGCGACAACGCGTGGCAGCTGACGGCGGCGACGTTCGTGGGCATCCAGTCCATGCCGGGGCTGGTGGTGCTCTACGGCAGCATCGTGAAGAAGAAGTGGGCCGTCAACTCGGCCTTCATGGCGCTCTACGCCTACGCCTCCACGCTCATCGTCTGGGTGCTGCTCGCCTTCCGCATGGCGTTCGGCGACCGCCTCCTCCCGTTCTGGGGCAAGGCCGGGCCGGCGCTGACGGGGGACTTCCTCGTGGCGCGCGCGTCCTTCCCGGCCACGGCGCACTACGGCGCCGGCGGCGCGCTCGAGGTGCCCCCCACGCAGCCCTACTACCCGGAGGCCACGCTGGTGCTGTTCCAGTTCCAGCTCGCGGCCATCACGCTGGTGCTGCTCGCCGGCGCCCTGCTGGGGCGCATGAACATCAAGGCGTGGATGGCCTTCACCCCGCTCTGGCTGCTCCTCTCCTACACCGTCTGCGCCTTTAGCCTCTGGGGCGGCGGCTTCCTCTACCACTGGGGCGTCATCGACTACTCCGGCGGCTACGTCATCCACGTCTCCTCCGGCGTCGCCGGCTTCACCGCTGCCTACTGG GTGGGGCCGAGGCTGAAGAGTGACAGGGAGAGATTCGCGCCCAACAACATCCTGCTCATGATCGCCGGCGGCGGGCTGCTGTGGCTGGGCTGGGCCGGGTTCAACGGCGGCGCGCCGTACGCCCCGAACATCATCGCGTCCATCGCGGTGCTCAACACCAACGTCAGCGCCGCGGCGAGCCTCCTCACGTGGACCTGCCTGGACGTCGTCTTCTTCGGCAAGCCGTCCGTGATCGGCGCCGTGCAGGGCATGATGACGGGCCTCGTCTGCATCACCGCCGGCGCAG GGCTGGTGCACACGTGGGCGGCGGTGCTGATGGGCATCTGCGCCGGCAGCGTGCCGTGGTTCACCATGATGGTCCTCCACAAGCGCTCCTCCCTCCTCCAGAAGGTGGACGACACCCTCGCCGTGTTCCACACCCACGCCGTCGCCGGGCTCCTCGGCGGCGTCCTCACGGGGCTCCTCGCCACCCCGGAGCTCACCACCCTGCACACCCACGTCCCGGGCACGCGCGGCGCCTTCTACGGCGGTGGCATCCAGCAGGTGGGCAAGCAGCTGGCCGCGGCGCTCTTCGTCGTCGCGTGGAACGTCGTGGTCACCACGGGCATCATCCTCGCCGTGGGCCTCGTCATCCCGCTGCGGATGCCCGACGAGCAGCTCAGGATCGGCGACGACGCAGCGCACGGCGAGGAGGCCTACGCGCTCTGGGGCGACGGCGAGCGGTTCGACGTGTCACGGCGCGCGGCAGCGAGGGCCACCGAGGTCGGCGACCAGTCGGTGGACCAGCGTCTGGCAGCCATGGGAGCTAGAGGTATCACCGTTCAGTTGTAG